The following DNA comes from Elusimicrobiota bacterium.
AATGGCTTAAATCAAGCGAATTTGGCGAAATCCACAGGGTTAGCCACTTCCATTATTGGTCGGTATGAACAAGGCAGAATCCTTGACCTTAATCCCTCTGTCTTACAGAAAATCGCCAAAGCCCTTAATGTAACCCCTCTTGAACTGCTACCACCTGCTGTTCGTACAGGATTTAAGGACATCTACGATTATTTCTGCCGTTCTGATACTTGGGGTGGCAGAATCAAAAAACTTCGGCTAAAA
Coding sequences within:
- a CDS encoding helix-turn-helix transcriptional regulator, producing MKALRVKNGLNQANLAKSTGLATSIIGRYEQGRILDLNPSVLQKIAKALNVTPLELLPPAVRTGFKDIYDYFCRSDTWGGRIKKLRLKHHLQQKDLARMLGIHKVSLCRYEKNHSKPDTETVRKISQILKTDLSR